In the genome of Eggerthella sp. YY7918, one region contains:
- a CDS encoding aminopeptidase, giving the protein MEHEVAWKKYRAADLDSLEKVAAGYINFISENKTERECAATAVKLAEEQGYRSLDEAVREGRALAAGDKVWALARGKALILAHIGSEPLANGFNILGAHIDSPRLDIKQNPFAEANGLALLDTHYYGGIKAYQWVTLPLALHGVVVKKDGTVVDVQVGDDPSDPVFCVTDLLIHLANKQMGKKASEVIEGEDLDILMGNRPLVVDKSEDGGEEKEPVKAYALKLLADKYDIAEEDFLSAEIEVVPAGRARDLGFDRSMVIGYGQDDRVCAYTSLIAQLALGDETPAKTALCVLVDKEEIGSVGATGMASQFFENTVAEVMELAGEGGALPLRRALAASSMLSSDVSAGFDPAYASVFEAKNSAYLGRGLVFNKYTGSRGKSGSNDASAEYMARIRRIMDEAEVSFQTAELGKVDAGGGGTIAYIPAKYGMDVIDSGVAVLSMHSPWEVSSKADIYEAYKGYKAFLQNA; this is encoded by the coding sequence ATGGAACATGAAGTGGCGTGGAAAAAATACCGTGCGGCTGACCTCGATTCGCTTGAGAAGGTGGCAGCAGGATATATCAATTTCATTTCGGAGAATAAAACCGAGCGCGAATGTGCTGCTACAGCGGTGAAACTGGCCGAGGAGCAGGGATATCGCTCTCTTGATGAGGCGGTACGCGAAGGCCGTGCGCTTGCGGCAGGGGATAAGGTGTGGGCGCTTGCGCGGGGTAAGGCCCTCATTCTTGCACATATCGGCAGCGAGCCATTGGCGAATGGCTTCAACATCCTCGGTGCGCACATCGACAGCCCGCGTCTCGACATCAAGCAGAACCCCTTTGCGGAGGCGAACGGCCTTGCCCTCCTTGATACCCACTACTATGGTGGCATTAAGGCTTATCAGTGGGTTACGCTGCCGCTTGCGTTGCATGGCGTGGTTGTAAAAAAGGATGGCACGGTTGTGGATGTACAGGTGGGCGACGATCCGTCTGATCCGGTGTTTTGCGTGACTGATCTGCTTATTCATCTGGCTAACAAGCAGATGGGTAAAAAGGCGTCAGAGGTTATCGAGGGCGAAGATCTGGACATTCTCATGGGCAATCGTCCGTTGGTGGTAGACAAATCGGAGGATGGCGGCGAAGAGAAAGAGCCGGTAAAGGCCTACGCGCTCAAGCTCTTGGCCGATAAATACGACATAGCCGAAGAGGATTTTCTATCGGCGGAGATTGAGGTTGTGCCTGCGGGACGTGCTCGCGACCTGGGGTTTGATCGAAGCATGGTGATTGGTTACGGACAGGATGACCGCGTGTGCGCCTATACGTCGCTGATTGCGCAGCTGGCACTCGGCGACGAAACGCCCGCCAAGACGGCACTGTGTGTGCTGGTAGACAAGGAAGAGATTGGCAGCGTAGGCGCCACGGGTATGGCTTCGCAGTTCTTTGAGAACACGGTGGCTGAGGTGATGGAGCTTGCAGGCGAGGGCGGCGCTTTGCCGCTGCGTCGTGCTCTTGCGGCATCGAGCATGCTGTCGTCCGACGTGTCGGCGGGCTTTGATCCGGCGTATGCGAGCGTGTTCGAGGCGAAAAATTCCGCGTATTTGGGGCGCGGCCTTGTGTTCAACAAGTACACGGGCAGCCGCGGCAAGAGCGGCAGCAACGACGCGAGCGCCGAATACATGGCGCGCATTCGCCGCATTATGGACGAAGCGGAGGTGTCGTTTCAAACGGCTGAACTCGGCAAAGTCGATGCAGGCGGCGGTGGAACCATCGCTTATATCCCGGCGAAATACGGCATGGACGTCATCGATTCCGGCGTGGCGGTGCTCTCGATGCACTCGCCTTGGGAAGTATCAAGCAAGGCCGACATCTACGAAGCCTACAAAGGCTACAAAGCGTTTTTGCAGAACGCGTAA
- a CDS encoding ABC transporter ATP-binding protein/permease: protein MLQLLNICKSYTTADFTQTALDNVSVSFRDNEFVAILGPSGSGKTTLLNIVGGLDHYDSGDLVIDGISTKEYKDRDWDTYRNNRIGFVFQSYNLIPHQTILANVELALTLSGVSRAERHERAIKALEDVGLGEHINKKPSQLSGGQMQRVAIARALINDPEILLADEPTGALDSKTSVQVMDLLTKIADDRLVIMVTHNPELAEQYATRTVTLADGVIRSDTDPFEPASEDMHLSEKPARKTGMSFLTALSLSFNNLMTKKGRTLMTAFAGSIGIIGIAAILALANGVNNYIKSVEEETLSQYPLQIQSTGFDMTSMMLGAATAGSGSDTGSSEGEDAASESSDSKDGESVRVIEMMTNMFSSIGSNDLASLKAYFDKGESGIEQYTNAIEYTYNVAPQVYSANTEKLRQVNPDKTLAPLGISSTASSNSLMSMSMSTDVFYEMPRDEDLFRNQYDVKAGHWPENYDECVLVLTGSGSMSDFMLYTLGMRDSAELDDMVKKFAAEEEVTAPTDIQQPSYEDILKVKFKLVNATDYYVHDDEFGVWKDKTDDTAYMRELVNKGEDLKIVGIVQPRDDANATMLSSGINYPASLTDHVIDQAKNSTIVKDQLAHPDINVFTGKAFGEEDEDQNGFNMESLFTIDGDAIQAAFTIDESKLSVDMSNALNLQGSLQNMPAAPQSNMDEIAGSLNIDLPVDQVSGLMTTLMEGYAAYLQDHLAKNPPQIPELDAGNNPTGNMVDNPDYTPPLSAQEWLNQPAVQGQIMAGIQGMVDQDALQAQLATALQGYVQTTMTTYMTAMASELQTQVTAALQQSMNQMANNMASAMSIDPDKFKDAFQMNMSEQELTELMMSLMNTEEASFDNNLKKLGYADVDKPGGIDIYPIDFESKEKVIEILDGYNERMEADGQDDKVITYTDFVGALMSSVTDIVNMISYVLVAFVAISLVVSSIMIGVITYISVLERKKEIGILRSIGASKGDIARVFNAETIIVGFVAGVIGIGVTALACIPANAIVYANFDVANVAALPWEAALILVGISVFLTFLAGLFPSSAASRKDPVEALRSE, encoded by the coding sequence ATGCTGCAACTGCTCAATATTTGTAAGTCATACACCACGGCCGACTTCACACAGACCGCGCTCGACAACGTATCCGTATCATTTCGCGACAACGAATTTGTGGCCATTCTGGGTCCGTCCGGCTCGGGCAAAACCACGCTTTTGAACATCGTTGGCGGTCTTGACCACTACGATTCGGGCGACCTTGTCATCGACGGCATTTCCACCAAGGAATACAAAGACCGCGATTGGGATACCTATCGTAACAACCGTATTGGATTCGTGTTCCAAAGCTACAACCTTATCCCCCACCAGACCATCTTGGCCAATGTCGAGCTTGCGCTCACGCTTTCCGGCGTGTCGCGCGCTGAACGTCACGAACGTGCGATCAAGGCGCTTGAAGACGTTGGACTGGGCGAACACATCAACAAGAAACCCAGCCAGCTTTCTGGCGGTCAGATGCAGCGCGTCGCTATTGCCCGCGCGCTTATCAACGATCCGGAAATCCTTCTGGCCGACGAACCCACCGGCGCCCTTGATTCAAAAACGAGCGTACAGGTGATGGATCTGCTGACCAAAATTGCCGACGATCGTCTGGTCATTATGGTCACGCACAATCCCGAGCTGGCTGAACAGTACGCCACGCGCACCGTCACCCTTGCCGACGGCGTCATTAGAAGCGATACCGACCCCTTCGAACCGGCTTCTGAAGATATGCACCTCAGCGAAAAGCCTGCCCGCAAGACGGGTATGTCGTTTTTGACGGCACTGTCGTTGTCGTTCAACAACCTCATGACCAAGAAGGGCCGCACGCTTATGACGGCGTTTGCGGGCTCCATCGGCATCATCGGTATCGCCGCCATCTTGGCGCTGGCCAACGGCGTGAATAACTACATCAAGTCGGTGGAAGAAGAAACGCTTTCGCAATACCCTCTTCAAATCCAAAGCACCGGTTTCGACATGACTTCCATGATGCTTGGAGCGGCAACCGCTGGTTCAGGAAGCGATACGGGCAGTTCGGAAGGCGAAGACGCTGCCTCAGAGAGCAGCGATAGCAAGGACGGCGAATCGGTGCGCGTCATCGAAATGATGACCAACATGTTCTCGAGCATCGGGTCGAATGACCTCGCTTCGCTCAAAGCCTACTTCGACAAGGGCGAGAGCGGCATCGAGCAATACACCAACGCCATCGAATATACCTACAATGTGGCCCCGCAAGTGTACAGCGCAAATACCGAAAAACTGCGTCAGGTGAATCCCGACAAAACGCTTGCACCCCTAGGCATTAGCTCTACCGCCAGTTCCAACAGCCTCATGTCCATGTCCATGTCGACCGACGTGTTCTATGAGATGCCGCGTGACGAAGATCTGTTCCGGAACCAATACGACGTTAAAGCGGGACATTGGCCGGAAAACTACGACGAATGCGTGCTGGTGCTCACGGGTTCGGGCAGCATGAGCGACTTCATGCTGTACACCCTCGGCATGCGCGATTCCGCCGAGCTGGACGACATGGTGAAGAAGTTCGCCGCGGAAGAGGAAGTAACCGCCCCCACCGATATACAGCAACCCTCCTACGAGGATATTCTGAAAGTGAAGTTCAAGCTGGTCAACGCCACGGACTACTACGTGCACGACGACGAGTTCGGCGTGTGGAAAGACAAGACCGACGACACCGCCTACATGCGCGAGCTCGTGAACAAAGGTGAAGACCTGAAAATCGTCGGCATCGTGCAGCCACGCGACGATGCAAACGCCACCATGCTCAGCTCGGGTATCAACTACCCCGCATCGCTCACCGACCATGTGATTGATCAGGCAAAGAACAGCACCATCGTAAAGGACCAATTGGCTCATCCCGACATTAACGTATTCACCGGCAAGGCGTTCGGCGAAGAGGACGAGGATCAGAATGGCTTCAATATGGAGTCGCTGTTCACCATCGACGGCGACGCTATCCAGGCGGCCTTCACCATCGACGAGAGCAAGCTATCGGTGGACATGTCCAATGCTCTCAACCTACAAGGCAGCTTGCAGAACATGCCCGCCGCCCCTCAGTCCAATATGGACGAGATCGCCGGTTCGCTCAACATCGATCTACCTGTTGACCAGGTGTCGGGATTGATGACTACCTTGATGGAAGGGTACGCGGCCTACCTGCAAGACCACCTTGCCAAAAATCCACCCCAAATTCCGGAACTCGATGCTGGAAACAACCCCACGGGCAACATGGTTGACAACCCCGACTATACACCGCCCCTAAGCGCCCAAGAATGGCTTAACCAACCCGCCGTGCAGGGGCAGATCATGGCAGGAATACAGGGCATGGTCGATCAAGACGCCCTGCAGGCCCAACTTGCCACCGCCCTGCAAGGCTATGTGCAGACGACCATGACCACGTACATGACCGCCATGGCAAGCGAACTGCAGACGCAGGTGACCGCAGCACTCCAGCAATCGATGAACCAGATGGCGAACAACATGGCTTCTGCTATGTCCATCGACCCCGATAAGTTCAAAGATGCCTTCCAGATGAACATGAGCGAGCAGGAGCTCACCGAGCTTATGATGTCGCTCATGAACACCGAAGAGGCCTCGTTCGACAACAACCTTAAGAAGCTGGGCTATGCTGATGTCGACAAGCCCGGCGGCATCGACATCTACCCCATCGACTTTGAGAGCAAGGAAAAGGTCATTGAAATCCTTGACGGCTACAACGAACGCATGGAGGCCGATGGGCAGGATGACAAGGTGATCACCTACACCGACTTTGTAGGTGCACTCATGTCGTCGGTCACCGATATCGTGAACATGATCAGCTATGTGCTCGTGGCATTTGTGGCCATTTCGCTGGTGGTGTCTTCCATCATGATTGGCGTTATCACCTACATCAGCGTGCTCGAACGTAAGAAGGAAATTGGCATTCTGCGCTCCATCGGCGCGAGCAAAGGCGATATCGCCCGCGTGTTCAATGCTGAAACCATCATCGTTGGCTTTGTGGCCGGCGTTATCGGCATCGGCGTAACGGCACTTGCTTGCATCCCCGCAAATGCCATCGTCTACGCAAACTTCGACGTGGCAAATGTGGCTGCGCTTCCCTGGGAGGCCGCGCTCATCCTTGTGGGGATTAGCGTGTTCCTGACATTCTTGGCCGGCCTCTTCCCATCAAGCGCCGCCAGCCGCAAAGACCCCGTGGAAGCACTCAGGAGCGAATAA
- a CDS encoding cation:proton antiporter has product MVEIPQLVVDLALLMGVAAITTIICKLIKQPVLLGYVIAGFLISPTFGWVPSVSDAEGVSTWSEIGMIFLMFGLGLEFSIVRLSTIGKGAFVVAITVMGGMMLTGMALGTLLGWSFYTSLFLGGMLSISSTMIVSKVYDELGLKGTRFADLALGALVTEDIVAIFLMVVLSTIAVGSVEGGEVVADLSRMVLYLVVWFVLAVLIVPSVLKRVARVLNNEILITVSVALCLVMVVVANAIGFSAALGAFLAGSILAGTTRASRIEELFKPIKDLFGAIFFVSVGMMVSPFAITKNIIPIVIIVLVVLVGMPLFSGIGALLGGQSLKTAVKCGLSLSQVGEFSFIIAALGVSLGVTDSFLYPVIVTVSVVTTLTTPFYIRHSDGVYRLLVRLLPQPVLDRLEYRKSSDDDKGPSMVGMYVKHWALRLAMVVVAAIASVEVLAKIVKPLLRGFAVEPGLGIALSVIGILITGVFMSNLFYGNRKGELRLLWLGGKGARAMFFTLTLVAIVISSAAIVYIVYALEGIFSWWLVLLAFLLATGLARSKAIHSGFLRLEASFLANLNANVLAERKAELDDEEHVNWVERQLYVVQVAATGRLSRRGLPRSSDYLFGFAFNLDLIAIERDGHLIGEDLIPRLTKEEMGRRINDPEDPLGIHEGDLLTFMGTEDEIDSYLQKLLKDDMIEEDEASSETLERYLRSGRAPREARCFSFEIDSSSEFRGKTINAIDFMGEYGSMVVAFEHNALIKIKPSRHTLLSQGDRVWVLADCVMAAPLMSLLSESGEVITATDVPPIP; this is encoded by the coding sequence ATGGTTGAAATTCCCCAGCTTGTGGTTGACTTGGCCCTCCTCATGGGCGTGGCGGCAATCACGACAATCATCTGCAAACTCATCAAACAACCGGTGCTGCTGGGCTACGTTATTGCCGGCTTTCTTATCAGCCCCACGTTCGGCTGGGTTCCCAGCGTCAGCGATGCTGAGGGCGTTTCCACCTGGTCGGAAATCGGGATGATCTTCCTCATGTTCGGCCTTGGACTGGAATTTAGCATTGTGCGTTTGTCGACTATCGGCAAAGGCGCCTTCGTCGTAGCCATCACGGTAATGGGCGGCATGATGCTGACGGGGATGGCGCTGGGAACCCTGCTGGGATGGTCGTTCTACACGAGCCTCTTCTTGGGTGGCATGCTTTCCATTTCCTCGACCATGATTGTGTCGAAGGTGTACGACGAACTGGGGCTTAAGGGCACCCGGTTTGCCGACTTGGCGCTCGGTGCTCTCGTGACCGAGGACATCGTTGCCATTTTCCTGATGGTGGTACTTTCGACCATTGCCGTGGGCAGCGTTGAAGGCGGGGAAGTGGTAGCCGACTTAAGTCGCATGGTGCTTTACCTGGTTGTTTGGTTTGTGCTGGCCGTGCTTATCGTGCCGAGCGTGCTCAAGCGGGTAGCCCGGGTTCTCAACAATGAAATCCTTATCACCGTGTCGGTCGCCCTCTGTCTCGTCATGGTTGTGGTGGCAAATGCCATTGGGTTCTCGGCCGCTCTCGGCGCATTCTTGGCGGGTTCGATTTTGGCTGGCACCACACGAGCTTCCCGCATTGAAGAGTTATTCAAGCCCATTAAAGATCTGTTCGGTGCCATCTTTTTTGTATCGGTGGGTATGATGGTGTCGCCATTCGCTATTACGAAGAACATCATTCCTATTGTGATCATCGTGCTGGTGGTGCTCGTTGGGATGCCGCTGTTCAGTGGCATAGGCGCATTGCTGGGCGGACAGTCGCTCAAAACGGCTGTCAAGTGCGGTCTCAGCCTATCGCAGGTGGGTGAGTTCTCGTTCATCATCGCAGCGTTGGGCGTGTCGCTTGGGGTAACGGACAGCTTTTTGTATCCGGTCATCGTGACGGTGTCGGTGGTCACAACGCTTACTACGCCGTTTTATATCCGGCATTCGGATGGCGTGTATCGCCTGCTTGTCAGGCTTTTGCCGCAGCCGGTGCTCGATCGGTTGGAGTACCGCAAGTCATCGGACGATGACAAAGGTCCGTCCATGGTGGGAATGTACGTCAAGCACTGGGCGTTGCGCCTTGCCATGGTGGTGGTTGCCGCTATCGCTTCGGTTGAGGTGCTTGCCAAAATTGTGAAACCGCTGCTTCGCGGATTTGCGGTCGAACCCGGGCTGGGCATTGCGCTTTCCGTGATCGGAATTCTCATCACGGGCGTGTTCATGTCCAACTTGTTCTACGGAAACCGAAAAGGCGAGTTGCGGCTGCTGTGGTTGGGCGGCAAAGGAGCGCGCGCTATGTTCTTCACGCTCACGCTTGTTGCCATAGTGATATCGAGCGCAGCCATCGTCTACATCGTTTACGCGCTTGAGGGTATATTCTCGTGGTGGCTGGTTCTTTTGGCGTTCTTACTGGCGACGGGACTCGCTCGTTCGAAAGCCATTCATTCAGGGTTTTTGCGGCTGGAAGCAAGCTTCCTTGCAAACTTGAATGCAAATGTTTTGGCTGAACGCAAAGCCGAACTTGACGACGAGGAACACGTGAATTGGGTTGAGCGGCAGCTGTATGTGGTGCAGGTTGCCGCAACGGGACGTCTGAGCAGACGAGGGCTTCCGCGCTCGTCAGACTACCTATTCGGCTTCGCGTTTAATCTGGATCTCATCGCGATTGAGCGAGATGGGCATTTGATCGGGGAAGACTTAATACCGCGCCTGACCAAAGAAGAAATGGGGCGACGTATCAACGATCCTGAGGATCCTTTAGGCATACACGAGGGCGACCTGCTGACATTCATGGGAACCGAAGACGAGATAGACTCGTATTTGCAGAAGCTTCTTAAGGACGACATGATCGAGGAAGACGAGGCATCAAGCGAGACGCTGGAGCGGTATCTGCGTAGCGGTCGTGCACCACGAGAGGCGCGCTGCTTTTCGTTCGAGATCGATTCGTCGTCGGAATTTCGCGGCAAAACCATCAATGCGATCGACTTCATGGGTGAGTACGGGAGCATGGTGGTCGCCTTTGAGCATAACGCGCTTATCAAAATCAAGCCAAGCCGGCACACCCTTTTGTCCCAGGGCGACCGCGTGTGGGTGCTTGCCGACTGCGTCATGGCAGCCCCGCTCATGAGCCTTTTAAGCGAAAGCGGCGAAGTAATCACAGCTACCGACGTGCCCCCCATACCTTGA
- the ngr gene encoding nigerythrin: MKVRAQVPTAENSTNMNGFGTCEVGTTLENLKAAITGETGASAKYAAFAKAAEEQGYDQIARLFKATSAAEQIHIGLEYALVAEMEPGFEKPAAPEAEGMQTDLNLISGAQGEIFETSDMYPAFIKKAQEEGNTKAVQVFTRAKLAESVHAERYLAAYNDIDAADDDTFYLCPICGYIHKGEDFEKCPICFCPKASFTAF, from the coding sequence ATGAAGGTACGCGCACAAGTTCCTACCGCTGAGAATTCCACGAACATGAACGGCTTCGGCACCTGCGAAGTCGGCACCACGCTTGAGAACCTGAAGGCCGCCATCACCGGTGAGACGGGCGCGTCCGCCAAGTATGCCGCATTTGCAAAAGCTGCCGAGGAACAGGGCTACGACCAGATCGCTCGCCTGTTTAAGGCCACCTCTGCCGCCGAGCAGATTCACATCGGCCTTGAGTATGCGCTCGTTGCCGAGATGGAGCCGGGCTTCGAGAAGCCTGCCGCCCCTGAGGCCGAGGGTATGCAGACCGACCTCAACCTCATCTCCGGCGCGCAGGGCGAGATCTTCGAGACCTCCGACATGTACCCGGCGTTTATCAAGAAGGCTCAGGAAGAGGGCAACACCAAGGCCGTTCAGGTGTTCACTCGCGCCAAGCTGGCCGAGTCCGTGCACGCCGAGCGTTACTTGGCTGCGTACAACGACATCGATGCCGCCGACGACGACACCTTCTACCTGTGCCCCATCTGCGGCTACATCCACAAGGGCGAAGACTTCGAGAAGTGCCCCATCTGCTTCTGCCCGAAGGCCTCCTTCACCGCTTTCTAA
- a CDS encoding FAD-binding protein, which produces MKEKGISRRNFIGGALVSAASLGTVGALSACSPQGSGSKETSAVHMQPGQYTNTYVGHWGIFETPVTITVNETAITAIDVPTDRTQYGDTEKIFQACRDRLFPRIIENQSFSVDTITGATISSMGVLQAVRSGLEQALEAGGSDPKAINAFDVVPEKAEEGETEEMNVDVLVVGLGSFGLVAMKRARDALLRETGEACSVWGIDKAGYIGGQSLLTHEMNAVNPPHLVEQRGGEVLVDYDDYLNTWFTDTTGADGTLKCKEEMVRWFFDNSGLANRWLETEEGWEFGSVKDKNDFSESNYAVVFNYFSTNGMDKYSNSNENRRAVKDSWHRKIVAEVEGTGGGILLETEGYEILYDKASNTVTGVKARNTVTGKEYVINAKAVIISTGGFGGNADLMNSLLDPRWAGNWKQNGATQNDGKMIKAGLDIGAGTFNIDMSPITMEIGLPKYLTHFPINFIDGKITARTGRTSTWTYNDIPLYMCVSINSFAVDKTGKRFGNEYAIANGIGTQMPPNAWEVGPYFYSVWSQGQVNQLMEEGFTAVKRTAAYCQQGGFELEVPTPEVQEALDASVESGIAWKADTIEELASAIGADPATLAASVERYNELCAKGSDDDFGKDAEYLVEVGSGPYYAIKAMPVMYGTGGGFDVDEKLRVLKDDHVTPINGFYAIGQDSFGVLCSNELNYLAYGGVCQGYGMTSGFIGGNEAGLYAAGVQA; this is translated from the coding sequence ATGAAAGAGAAGGGTATCTCTCGTAGGAATTTTATCGGGGGCGCACTTGTCAGCGCGGCATCGCTCGGCACTGTTGGCGCGCTAAGCGCCTGCTCGCCTCAGGGGAGCGGCTCGAAGGAGACCAGCGCTGTCCATATGCAGCCCGGACAGTACACCAACACGTACGTGGGGCACTGGGGAATATTCGAAACGCCTGTTACCATCACCGTGAACGAGACGGCCATTACCGCCATTGACGTGCCGACCGACCGCACGCAATACGGCGACACCGAAAAGATATTCCAAGCATGCCGCGACCGTCTTTTCCCGCGCATCATTGAGAATCAGTCGTTTTCGGTGGACACCATTACCGGCGCGACCATCTCTAGCATGGGCGTTCTACAGGCTGTACGGTCGGGACTTGAGCAGGCACTTGAAGCAGGAGGCTCTGACCCGAAGGCCATCAATGCGTTTGACGTCGTGCCCGAAAAAGCCGAAGAGGGCGAAACCGAAGAAATGAATGTCGACGTACTGGTGGTCGGCTTGGGTTCGTTTGGTCTTGTGGCCATGAAACGAGCACGTGACGCCCTACTGCGCGAGACGGGCGAAGCCTGTTCCGTTTGGGGCATCGATAAAGCGGGCTACATTGGCGGGCAATCGCTTCTCACACACGAGATGAACGCCGTCAATCCACCGCATCTTGTCGAACAGCGCGGTGGCGAAGTGCTTGTTGATTATGACGATTATCTCAACACCTGGTTCACCGATACCACAGGCGCAGACGGCACGCTAAAGTGCAAGGAAGAGATGGTCCGCTGGTTCTTCGACAATTCAGGTCTGGCCAACCGGTGGCTTGAAACCGAAGAAGGATGGGAGTTTGGCAGCGTAAAAGACAAGAACGATTTTTCAGAGTCAAACTACGCCGTTGTGTTTAACTACTTCTCCACCAACGGTATGGACAAGTACAGCAACAGCAACGAAAATCGTCGCGCCGTCAAGGACAGTTGGCATCGGAAAATCGTGGCGGAAGTCGAAGGCACCGGCGGCGGTATTCTGCTGGAAACCGAAGGCTATGAGATCCTCTACGACAAGGCGAGTAATACCGTCACCGGCGTGAAGGCACGCAATACCGTGACTGGCAAGGAATACGTTATCAACGCCAAAGCGGTCATTATTTCTACCGGCGGGTTCGGCGGAAACGCTGATCTTATGAACAGCCTGCTTGATCCACGCTGGGCAGGCAACTGGAAGCAAAACGGCGCGACGCAAAACGATGGCAAGATGATCAAGGCCGGCCTTGATATTGGCGCCGGAACGTTCAATATCGACATGTCGCCCATCACCATGGAAATCGGCCTGCCGAAATACCTCACGCACTTCCCCATCAATTTCATCGACGGCAAGATTACCGCACGAACAGGTCGCACAAGCACGTGGACATACAACGACATTCCGCTGTATATGTGTGTGTCCATCAACTCGTTTGCCGTCGACAAAACCGGGAAACGCTTTGGCAATGAATACGCTATCGCCAACGGCATTGGAACCCAGATGCCGCCAAACGCCTGGGAAGTGGGACCCTACTTCTACAGCGTGTGGTCGCAGGGTCAGGTAAACCAGCTCATGGAAGAAGGGTTTACCGCCGTAAAGCGCACGGCCGCGTATTGCCAGCAAGGTGGATTTGAACTGGAAGTACCCACTCCTGAAGTGCAGGAAGCCCTTGATGCCAGCGTTGAATCGGGCATTGCCTGGAAAGCCGACACCATAGAAGAGTTGGCAAGCGCTATCGGCGCCGACCCGGCCACACTTGCGGCTTCAGTAGAGCGCTACAACGAGCTGTGCGCAAAGGGTTCCGACGACGACTTTGGCAAGGATGCAGAATACCTGGTAGAGGTAGGTTCAGGGCCTTACTACGCCATCAAAGCGATGCCGGTTATGTACGGCACCGGCGGCGGCTTCGACGTGGACGAAAAGCTTCGTGTGCTCAAAGACGACCATGTAACGCCTATCAATGGGTTCTATGCCATCGGCCAAGACTCGTTTGGAGTGCTGTGCAGCAACGAATTGAACTACCTCGCCTATGGCGGTGTTTGCCAAGGTTACGGTATGACGTCTGGCTTTATTGGCGGCAATGAAGCGGGTCTTTACGCGGCAGGTGTGCAGGCATAG
- a CDS encoding helix-turn-helix transcriptional regulator, translating to MLGSAAIASACNIVLASAIELGAVHPLLLSVGTLLFALCIPLLILAWMCTCADLLGEDHHRIALYIAASFVASFLLGFTQYLPYPIPFLLPIACPLISALCWYAVTREQQDVESTAKTDLRTTFRQLPAKSITLLIITMFLSCFLIGVVRSGSIAPASDTVLFIAKDIATIIVTAIIAVMLHALIVTRRSLRIIWIFIFSVLCLGQLIVLSFHDSPLALLGIGASSAARASLSFFLFFYLLTLIHEKHLPVIPITAGIFLSTNVVSDALSFAVVPALSNAIGVDYSQLIRPVSLAVSVIVFLCLAFFAGSLALSYPSSSDRLSDADVDLETRIRNLTELYGISQRECEVMELIVQGFSYKATAERLHISEGTVQSHIKRLYTKLDVHSRQELIDIVRE from the coding sequence GTGCTTGGCTCTGCCGCAATCGCTTCGGCTTGCAATATCGTCTTGGCATCGGCCATTGAGCTGGGCGCCGTCCATCCCCTGCTTCTTTCTGTAGGTACACTCCTCTTTGCGCTTTGCATTCCTTTACTTATCCTCGCTTGGATGTGCACCTGTGCTGATTTGCTGGGCGAAGATCACCACCGCATCGCTCTTTATATTGCCGCGTCGTTCGTCGCGAGCTTCCTTTTGGGTTTCACGCAGTATCTGCCGTACCCTATTCCTTTTCTGCTTCCTATTGCTTGCCCCCTCATCTCCGCACTTTGCTGGTATGCGGTTACACGCGAGCAACAAGATGTTGAATCAACCGCAAAGACAGACCTCCGGACCACCTTCAGGCAACTGCCCGCTAAATCAATCACCCTGCTGATTATCACCATGTTCCTCAGCTGCTTTTTGATAGGCGTGGTGCGATCGGGCTCCATTGCCCCTGCAAGCGATACGGTGCTCTTTATAGCGAAGGATATTGCAACCATCATCGTGACGGCCATCATTGCCGTCATGCTGCACGCGCTCATAGTTACCCGGCGATCTTTGCGCATTATTTGGATATTCATTTTTAGCGTGCTGTGCTTAGGCCAGCTCATTGTTCTTTCGTTCCATGACAGCCCGCTCGCCCTTTTGGGAATTGGAGCCTCTTCGGCTGCGCGCGCAAGTCTATCGTTTTTCCTATTCTTCTACCTGCTAACGCTTATACACGAGAAGCATTTACCCGTCATCCCTATTACTGCAGGCATATTCCTTTCGACAAACGTTGTTTCAGATGCCCTCTCGTTTGCCGTGGTGCCGGCGCTTTCGAACGCCATCGGTGTCGATTACAGCCAGCTGATACGACCGGTGTCGCTGGCGGTAAGTGTTATCGTATTTCTCTGTCTCGCCTTCTTCGCAGGCTCTTTGGCGCTCAGCTATCCTTCAAGTAGCGATAGGCTCTCCGATGCCGATGTCGATCTAGAAACCCGCATCAGAAACCTCACCGAGCTGTACGGCATAAGCCAACGAGAGTGCGAGGTCATGGAGCTTATCGTTCAAGGATTCAGCTACAAGGCAACCGCCGAGCGACTCCACATTTCCGAGGGAACTGTTCAGTCTCACATAAAGCGCTTGTATACAAAACTGGACGTGCATTCGCGACAAGAGCTTATCGACATCGTCAGAGAATAG